Proteins co-encoded in one Thermodesulfobacteriota bacterium genomic window:
- a CDS encoding farnesyl diphosphate synthase, with translation MSFDLDAFLERCRLAVEGYLEEVLPPAETFPRPLFEAMRYSLFAGGKRIRPAFCFAAAEAAGGEARAAVPFAAALEMIHTYSLIHDDLPAMDDDDLRRGRPTSHVVFGEGMAILAGDGLLTDAFAVLTRPEVLAAHPPERVARVVGEVARAAGSGGMVGGQALDLTSEGVAVELPVLEFLHTHKTGALIRASTVVGALAAGAGEDGVAALARYAERIGLAFQIADDVLDVEGSTAALGKPVGSDQGLAKATYPALLGLGESKRRARELLDEGVACLEPFGQAAEALRALGRFVVERRY, from the coding sequence GTGAGCTTCGACCTGGACGCGTTCCTGGAGCGCTGCCGCCTGGCGGTGGAAGGGTATCTGGAGGAGGTGCTGCCCCCCGCCGAGACCTTTCCCCGGCCCCTCTTCGAGGCCATGCGGTACAGCCTCTTCGCCGGCGGCAAGCGCATCCGTCCGGCCTTCTGCTTCGCCGCCGCCGAGGCGGCGGGGGGCGAGGCGCGGGCGGCAGTCCCCTTTGCCGCGGCCCTCGAGATGATCCACACCTACAGCCTCATCCACGACGACCTGCCGGCCATGGACGACGACGACCTGCGCCGGGGCCGGCCCACGAGCCACGTGGTGTTCGGGGAAGGGATGGCGATCCTGGCCGGGGACGGCCTCCTCACCGACGCCTTCGCCGTGCTGACCCGGCCCGAGGTGCTGGCCGCCCACCCCCCCGAGCGGGTGGCCCGGGTGGTGGGGGAAGTCGCCCGCGCCGCCGGCAGCGGGGGGATGGTGGGCGGGCAGGCCCTGGACCTGACAAGCGAAGGGGTGGCGGTGGAGCTGCCCGTGCTGGAGTTCCTCCACACCCACAAGACCGGCGCCCTGATCCGGGCGTCTACGGTAGTGGGCGCCCTGGCCGCTGGTGCCGGGGAAGACGGGGTGGCGGCGCTGGCCCGGTACGCGGAGCGCATCGGGCTGGCCTTCCAGATCGCCGACGACGTCCTCGACGTGGAGGGCTCCACCGCCGCCCTGGGAAAGCCCGTGGGCAGCGATCAGGGGCTGGCCAAGGCCACCTACCCCGCGCTCCTGGGGCTCGGCGAGTCCAAGCGCCGGGCCCGGGAGCTCCTGGACGAGGGGGTGGCGTGCCTCGAGCCCTTCGGGCAGGCCGCCGAGGCCCTGCGGGCCCTGGGGCGGTTCGTGGTGGAGCGCCGTTACTGA
- a CDS encoding exodeoxyribonuclease VII small subunit, with translation MREGTAVPKSPPVKRFEELLERLEALVASLESEELDLERSIVAFEEGVALARECHRRLDEAERRVEVLRRGPGGAVTSEPFLPEGEGNRP, from the coding sequence GTGCGAGAGGGAACCGCCGTGCCCAAGTCTCCCCCCGTGAAGCGCTTCGAGGAGCTCCTGGAACGCCTGGAGGCGCTGGTCGCCTCCCTGGAGTCGGAAGAGCTCGACCTGGAGCGCTCGATCGTCGCCTTCGAGGAAGGCGTGGCCCTGGCCCGGGAGTGCCACCGGCGCCTGGACGAGGCGGAGCGCCGGGTCGAGGTGCTGCGCCGGGGGCCGGGGGGAGCCGTGACGAGCGAGCCGTTCCTGCCGGAAGGGGAGGGGAACAGACCGTGA